The following coding sequences lie in one Desmodus rotundus isolate HL8 chromosome 1, HLdesRot8A.1, whole genome shotgun sequence genomic window:
- the AQP3 gene encoding aquaporin-3, with product MDRQKALVSRCGELLHIRYRLLRQALAECLGTLILVMFGCGSVAQVVLSRGTHGGFLTINLAFGFAVTLGILIAGQVSGAHLNPAVTFAMCFLAREPWIKLPIYSLAQTLGAFLGAGIVFGLYYDAIWAFAGNELQVSGPNGTAGIFATYPSGHLDMINGFFDQFIGTASLIVCVLAIVDPYNNPVPRGLEAFTVGLVVLVIGTSMGFNSGYAVNPARDFGPRLFTAIAGWGSEVFTTGRHWWWVPIVSPLLGSIAGVVVYQVMIGCHLEQPPPSTEEENVKLAHMKHKEQV from the exons ATGGATCGACAGAAGGCGCTGGTGTCCCGCTGCGGGGAGCTGCTCCACATCCGTTACCGGCTGCTTCGCCAGGCTCTGGCAGAGTGCCTGGGAACCCTCATCCTCGTG ATGTTTGGCTGTGGCTCTGTGGCCCAGGTTGTGCTCAGCCGGGGCACCCATGGTGGTTTCCTTACCATCAACTTGGCTTTTGGCTTTGCCGTCACCCTGGGCATCCTCATTGCTGGCCAGGTCTCCG GGGCCCACTTGAACCCCGCTGTGACCTTTGCCATGTGTTTCCTGGCGAGAGAGCCCTGGATCAAGCTGCCCATCTACTCCCTGGCTCAGACACTGGGAGCCTTCCTGGGTGCTGGGATTGTTTTTGGACTGTACTATG ATGCAATCTGGGCCTTTGCTGGCAATGAGCTTCAAGTCTCCGGCCCCAATGGCACAGCTGGCATCTTTGCCACCTATCCCTCTGGACACTTGGACATGATCAATGGCTTCTTCGACCAG TTCATCGGCACGGCCTCCCTCATTGTCTGTGTGCTGGCCATTGTGGACCCCTACAACAACCCCGTCCCCCGTGGCCTGGAGGCCTTCACCGTGGGCCTGGTAGTTCTGGTCATCGGCACCTCCATGGGCTTCAACTCCGGCTATGCTGTCAACCCTGCCCGGGACTTCGGCCCCCGCCTCTTCACCGCCATTGCTGGCTGGGGCTCAGAAGTGTTCAC GACGGGCCGCCACTGGTGGTGGGTGCCCATCGTCTCCCCACTCCTGGGCTCCATTGCGGGGGTCGTCGTGTACCAGGTCATGATCGGCTGCCACCTGGAGCAGCCGCCACCTTCCACTGAGGAGGAGAATGTGAAGCTGGCCCACATGAAGCACAAGGAGCAGGTCTGA